The following proteins are co-located in the Desulfonatronum sp. SC1 genome:
- a CDS encoding glycosyltransferase family 9 protein encodes MRTLVMNLTRFGDLLQTQPVIAGLRDQGRSAALICLDNFAGATQFLPDAEEVFALPGAGLLADLDRSWPTALERLAAWKRTVVGDHSASPLLNLTPVQSARLLARVLTTAPVSGFGLDDQGFGYYGNAWAAFLQTSTMNRGCSPFNLVDLMLRGADLPISGRDLELARPDQDVLDHLQAMLEGAASTTAASSRRGYVALQLGASEPRRQWPEEYFAQLGGLLWERFGLCPVLLGTAAERRLVDGYAAKTSAPFIDLTGRTSLPELAAALCHADLLVTNDTGTMHLAAGLGRPVAAIFLATAQPWDTGPYQENSLCLEPNLDCHPCAFGTTCDRQEECRHAITPEQAFELIRAHLLPQSDEDQPATAHPKSVRAWKTCRDAHVFLDLTALTGQETDPRTQWIRIQRHYYRQFLDQQSDIRPPDHLVSLPSEARAQILASLEQAVAMLRILESQAQVLATAPLPKIKQKFMAYWERLQAHWQADPFFAVLGRLWLTESQDQGRDIAQILRLTRRYLTLTLAWKDAFDRQ; translated from the coding sequence ATGCGCACCCTGGTCATGAATCTGACCCGCTTCGGCGACCTGTTGCAGACGCAGCCGGTCATTGCCGGGTTGCGGGACCAAGGGCGTTCCGCGGCCCTGATCTGTCTGGACAACTTTGCCGGGGCGACTCAGTTTTTGCCGGATGCGGAAGAGGTCTTCGCCCTGCCCGGGGCCGGCCTACTGGCGGACCTGGACCGCAGCTGGCCCACGGCCCTGGAGCGCCTCGCCGCCTGGAAACGGACGGTTGTCGGAGATCATTCCGCGTCGCCGCTGCTGAACCTGACTCCTGTCCAAAGCGCTCGCCTGCTGGCCCGAGTCCTGACCACAGCTCCAGTCTCCGGCTTCGGCCTGGATGACCAAGGCTTCGGATACTACGGCAACGCCTGGGCCGCTTTTTTGCAAACTTCCACCATGAACCGGGGATGCAGCCCATTCAACCTGGTGGACCTGATGCTGCGCGGGGCGGATTTGCCAATATCAGGCCGCGACCTGGAGTTGGCCCGCCCTGACCAGGATGTCCTGGATCACCTCCAAGCCATGCTGGAGGGGGCCGCTTCGACCACCGCCGCTTCCTCCCGCCGGGGCTACGTGGCCCTGCAACTCGGGGCCAGCGAGCCGCGCAGGCAGTGGCCGGAGGAATATTTTGCCCAGCTCGGCGGTTTGCTCTGGGAGCGGTTTGGACTCTGCCCGGTGCTCCTGGGCACGGCAGCGGAGCGTCGTCTTGTGGACGGTTACGCGGCCAAGACGTCCGCCCCGTTCATCGACCTAACCGGCCGAACCAGCCTGCCCGAACTGGCCGCGGCCCTGTGTCACGCCGATCTGCTGGTGACCAACGACACCGGCACCATGCATTTGGCCGCTGGTCTTGGCCGCCCCGTGGCCGCCATTTTCCTGGCCACGGCCCAACCTTGGGACACCGGGCCGTACCAAGAAAACAGCCTTTGCCTGGAACCGAACCTGGACTGCCACCCCTGCGCCTTCGGTACAACCTGTGACCGCCAGGAAGAATGCCGCCACGCCATCACTCCGGAACAAGCCTTTGAGCTCATCCGCGCCCATCTCCTGCCCCAATCAGATGAGGACCAACCAGCCACGGCTCATCCGAAATCCGTCCGAGCCTGGAAAACCTGTCGGGACGCACACGTTTTTTTGGATTTAACGGCACTCACCGGCCAGGAAACAGACCCGCGCACCCAATGGATCCGCATCCAGCGACACTATTATCGTCAATTTCTTGACCAACAGTCCGACATTCGCCCCCCCGACCACCTTGTTTCCCTGCCCTCCGAAGCCCGGGCCCAAATTCTGGCCTCCCTGGAACAGGCCGTGGCCATGTTGCGTATTCTGGAAAGCCAGGCCCAGGTGCTGGCCACGGCCCCCCTGCCCAAGATCAAGCAAAAATTCATGGCCTATTGGGAACGCCTTCAAGCCCACTGGCAAGCAGACCCGTTCTTTGCGGTCCTGGGCCGATTATGGCTGACGGAGTCACAGGATCAAGGCCGGGACATCGCCCAGATCCTCCGGCTCACACGCCGCTACCTGACCCTGACTTTGGCCTGGAAGGATGCCTTCGACCGTCAATAA
- the folD gene encoding bifunctional methylenetetrahydrofolate dehydrogenase/methenyltetrahydrofolate cyclohydrolase FolD, with amino-acid sequence MILDGKRTAAAMREELRREVADLAASRGLSPGLAVILVGDDPASQVYVRNKERACAEVGIVSRSLRLPGDVTQDHLEGLIRDLNADRTIHGILLQLPLPRRLEAQRCLELIDPKKDVDGFHPENMGRLTLGLPGLRPCTPAGVLELLARYDLSVAGKKAVVVGRSNIVGKPLALLLAQPHAQGNATVTLCHSRTPDLAGEMRRADFLFLAVGRPRFATADMVAPGAVVVDVGINRTDQGLVGDADFDALRDQVAAITPVPGGIGPMTIAQLLRNTVQAYAEK; translated from the coding sequence GTGATTCTGGACGGCAAGCGCACGGCTGCGGCCATGCGTGAGGAATTGCGGCGGGAAGTGGCCGATCTGGCCGCTTCCCGCGGTTTATCTCCGGGTTTGGCCGTGATCCTGGTGGGCGACGACCCGGCCTCCCAGGTCTATGTGCGCAATAAGGAACGGGCCTGCGCCGAGGTGGGGATTGTTTCCCGAAGTCTGCGCCTGCCCGGGGACGTGACCCAGGATCACCTGGAAGGGCTGATTCGTGATCTGAACGCAGACCGGACCATCCACGGCATCCTGCTTCAACTGCCGTTGCCGCGAAGGCTGGAAGCCCAACGCTGTCTGGAGCTGATCGACCCGAAGAAGGACGTGGACGGGTTTCACCCAGAGAATATGGGCCGACTGACCCTGGGTCTTCCGGGACTGCGACCCTGCACGCCCGCCGGGGTTCTGGAGCTGCTGGCCCGGTATGACCTTAGCGTAGCCGGGAAAAAAGCCGTGGTCGTGGGCCGCAGCAACATCGTGGGCAAGCCGCTGGCCTTGCTGCTGGCTCAGCCTCATGCCCAGGGCAACGCCACAGTGACCTTGTGTCACTCCCGGACGCCTGATCTGGCGGGTGAAATGCGCAGGGCGGATTTTTTGTTTCTGGCCGTGGGTCGGCCCCGATTCGCCACCGCGGACATGGTCGCCCCCGGAGCCGTGGTGGTGGACGTGGGGATCAACCGCACGGATCAAGGGCTGGTCGGTGACGCGGATTTCGACGCGTTGCGCGACCAAGTCGCCGCGATCACCCCGGTTCCCGGCGGGATCGGCCCGATGACCATCGCCCAACTGCTGCGCAACACGGTTCAGGCGTACGCTGAAAAATGA
- the eno gene encoding phosphopyruvate hydratase translates to MSSTIVGVWAREILDSRGNPTVEVEVSLESGATGRSAVPSGASTGTREALEMRDNDPRRYGGKGVMTAVEHVREEIADSVIGLDALSQLRVDQALLDLDGTENKSRLGANALLGVSMATARAAANYLGLPLFQYLGGVNAKILPVPMMNIMNGGAHAPNNLDIQEFMILPLGAESFSEALRMGAETFHALKGILTKDKHITSVGDEGGFAPNLKSHKEAFQYIMRAIDAAGYQPGVEIALAIDSAASEFYKDGKYVLSGENLRLSSEELIDYYSQFTQEFPLISIEDGHAEGDWDGWRKMTLAFEDRIQIVGDDIFVTNPDILAEGIQEGIANAILIKLNQIGTVTETLDTIELAKSASYGTVISHRSGETEDAFIADLAVGLNSGQIKTGSLCRSDRLAKYNQLLRIEEVLEEQGAYFGPSMIAQWLDVESEEGDA, encoded by the coding sequence ATGAGTAGCACCATTGTCGGCGTTTGGGCCAGGGAAATTCTTGATTCTCGCGGAAACCCCACGGTGGAGGTGGAAGTCTCCCTGGAGTCCGGTGCCACCGGGCGTTCGGCCGTGCCTTCCGGAGCTTCCACCGGTACCAGGGAAGCCTTGGAGATGCGCGACAACGACCCGCGCCGCTACGGCGGCAAGGGCGTAATGACCGCGGTGGAGCACGTGCGTGAGGAAATCGCGGACTCGGTGATCGGTCTGGATGCCTTGAGCCAGCTCAGGGTAGATCAGGCCCTGTTGGATCTGGATGGCACGGAGAATAAATCCCGGCTGGGGGCCAATGCCCTGCTGGGCGTGTCCATGGCCACAGCCCGGGCCGCGGCCAATTATCTGGGTCTGCCTCTGTTTCAGTACCTGGGCGGGGTGAACGCCAAAATTCTGCCGGTGCCGATGATGAACATCATGAACGGCGGAGCCCACGCGCCCAACAACCTGGACATCCAGGAATTCATGATTTTGCCCCTGGGAGCCGAGTCCTTTTCCGAAGCCCTGCGCATGGGCGCGGAAACCTTTCATGCCCTGAAGGGCATCCTGACCAAGGACAAGCACATCACCTCGGTGGGCGACGAGGGCGGTTTCGCACCGAATCTCAAGAGCCACAAGGAAGCCTTCCAGTACATCATGCGGGCCATCGATGCCGCCGGGTACCAGCCGGGCGTGGAGATCGCCCTGGCCATCGACTCCGCGGCCTCGGAGTTCTACAAGGACGGCAAGTACGTGCTCAGCGGGGAGAATCTGCGATTGTCCTCGGAAGAATTGATCGACTACTACAGTCAGTTTACTCAGGAATTTCCTTTGATCTCCATCGAAGACGGCCATGCAGAGGGCGACTGGGACGGCTGGCGGAAGATGACCCTGGCCTTTGAGGATCGAATCCAAATCGTGGGCGACGACATCTTCGTGACCAATCCGGATATCCTGGCCGAGGGCATTCAGGAAGGCATCGCCAACGCCATCCTGATCAAGCTGAACCAGATCGGCACGGTCACCGAGACCCTGGACACCATTGAACTGGCCAAGTCGGCTTCCTACGGCACGGTCATTTCCCACCGCTCCGGGGAAACCGAGGACGCCTTTATCGCCGATTTGGCCGTGGGCTTGAATTCCGGTCAGATCAAGACAGGCTCCCTGTGCCGCTCTGACAGGCTGGCCAAGTACAACCAGTTGCTGCGCATCGAAGAGGTGCTGGAAGAACAGGGCGCGTACTTCGGCCCGAGCATGATCGCCCAGTGGCTGGACGTTGAATCGGAAGAGGGCGACGCGTGA
- a CDS encoding type III pantothenate kinase, giving the protein MPHLLLLDIGNTNTKIGVVRDDTILGTYSLPTSRDSTADAWGLRIVQILGLHGLRSGDVSGWVVCSVVPPVGELVRAAGERFCGCPVFFVPEDLPLPLENRYARPHEVGADRLVAGYAARSLFSSRSLIVVDFGTATTFDCIQDSAYLGGLICPGLYSSAAALASKTAKLPTIALDDVRHGPRIGQSTAESLRNGMVFGFAAMVEGLCVRLKAQLASPVEVVVTGGPAKALVEVCSGIDHYQPDLLMRGLMKTSLDNAHMLRKGVFV; this is encoded by the coding sequence ATGCCTCATCTGCTTTTGCTGGACATCGGCAACACGAACACCAAGATCGGCGTGGTGCGCGACGATACGATCCTTGGGACTTACAGCCTACCCACCAGTCGTGACTCCACGGCCGACGCCTGGGGGTTGCGGATCGTGCAGATTCTTGGGCTGCACGGGTTGCGCTCGGGGGACGTATCGGGGTGGGTGGTCTGTTCCGTGGTTCCGCCGGTGGGCGAGTTGGTTCGGGCCGCCGGGGAGCGGTTCTGCGGCTGCCCGGTGTTCTTCGTGCCCGAGGACCTACCTTTGCCCCTGGAAAACCGTTATGCCCGGCCCCACGAGGTGGGCGCGGACCGGCTGGTGGCCGGGTACGCGGCCCGTTCGCTTTTTTCCAGCCGTTCGTTGATCGTGGTGGACTTCGGCACGGCCACGACCTTTGACTGCATTCAGGATAGCGCCTATTTAGGTGGGTTGATCTGTCCCGGGCTGTATTCCTCGGCTGCGGCCCTGGCTTCGAAAACCGCCAAGTTGCCGACCATCGCCCTGGACGACGTCCGGCACGGCCCGCGCATTGGCCAGAGCACCGCGGAAAGTTTGCGCAACGGGATGGTTTTCGGGTTCGCAGCCATGGTGGAGGGGCTCTGCGTCCGCTTGAAGGCCCAACTGGCGTCGCCCGTGGAGGTGGTGGTCACCGGCGGGCCGGCAAAGGCGCTGGTGGAGGTTTGTTCCGGGATCGATCACTACCAACCGGACTTGTTGATGCGAGGACTGATGAAGACCTCTTTGGATAATGCACACATGTTACGAAAAGGAGTATTTGTATGA
- a CDS encoding ammonia-forming cytochrome c nitrite reductase subunit c552, translating into MNKMLVAACCAAVVLGVLVLVSCTEVSEPVTPSYTTTLAATEIKNSAFEEFFPVHYRTFLENNDDSQMTEYSGSIPHEKHLCEDPPKGWKYCQPYLKNLWMGYPFSYEYNRARGHTYALHDVLDIDRINRYSEQAGLPSTCYNCKTTKMVEWIPEYGDDFWAMEFHQFREEVDMDDHTIGCATCHDPENMDLRITSVPLDEALKRQGKDWREASRNEMRSLVCAQCHVEYYFQDKKFGAPAKPIFPWDLGMDPENVYEYYKDHGSTTREGFEGHFIDWTHTVSDTPMIKIQHPEYENWYDGPHGAAGVACADCHMNYRRLDGKKKISSHRWTSPLKSPEMIKSACGQCHADKSPEYLKERVIYTQKRTWDQLLAAQEFSVKAHEAVRLASEYEGFKRPDFDQLMIQARERVRKGGMFWDWVSAENSAGFHNPAKALETLARSQQASQQAVNYAMQATNYGIARNLEGDIKDIVPPIKEHSRKLQQSQEHLDSHKWLGYLPLLPEADLVWDLNRRAQ; encoded by the coding sequence ATGAATAAAATGCTTGTCGCAGCCTGTTGCGCGGCCGTGGTCCTTGGAGTCTTGGTTCTGGTGAGCTGTACCGAGGTGTCTGAGCCGGTCACGCCGTCTTACACGACCACGCTGGCGGCCACGGAAATCAAGAACAGCGCGTTTGAAGAGTTTTTCCCCGTTCATTACCGGACGTTTCTGGAAAACAACGACGATAGCCAGATGACCGAGTATTCCGGCTCGATCCCCCATGAAAAACACTTGTGCGAGGATCCGCCCAAAGGCTGGAAATACTGTCAGCCCTATCTGAAAAACCTTTGGATGGGCTATCCCTTCAGCTACGAATACAATCGGGCCCGCGGGCATACCTACGCCTTGCACGACGTTTTGGACATCGACCGGATCAACCGCTACAGCGAGCAAGCCGGGCTGCCGTCCACCTGCTACAACTGCAAGACCACCAAAATGGTGGAGTGGATTCCCGAGTACGGCGACGATTTTTGGGCCATGGAATTCCACCAGTTTCGCGAGGAAGTGGACATGGACGACCATACCATCGGTTGCGCCACCTGCCACGATCCGGAAAACATGGACCTACGGATCACCAGCGTCCCGTTGGACGAGGCCCTGAAGCGCCAGGGCAAGGATTGGCGGGAAGCCTCACGCAACGAGATGCGTTCCCTGGTCTGCGCCCAGTGTCACGTGGAATACTATTTCCAGGACAAGAAGTTCGGTGCTCCGGCCAAGCCGATCTTTCCTTGGGACCTGGGCATGGATCCGGAGAATGTCTACGAATACTACAAGGATCACGGCTCTACGACCCGCGAAGGGTTTGAAGGCCATTTCATCGACTGGACCCACACGGTTTCCGACACGCCAATGATCAAGATCCAGCACCCCGAGTACGAAAATTGGTATGACGGCCCGCATGGGGCGGCCGGCGTGGCCTGTGCCGACTGCCACATGAATTATCGTCGACTGGACGGGAAGAAGAAGATTTCCTCGCACCGCTGGACCTCCCCACTGAAATCTCCGGAAATGATCAAGAGCGCCTGCGGTCAGTGCCATGCGGATAAATCCCCAGAGTACCTGAAGGAACGGGTGATCTACACCCAGAAGCGGACTTGGGATCAACTGCTGGCTGCTCAGGAATTTTCGGTGAAAGCCCACGAAGCCGTGCGCTTGGCCAGTGAATACGAAGGCTTCAAGCGGCCGGATTTCGACCAATTGATGATCCAGGCTCGCGAGCGAGTCCGCAAGGGCGGCATGTTCTGGGACTGGGTCTCCGCGGAAAACAGCGCCGGCTTTCATAACCCGGCCAAGGCCCTGGAAACCCTGGCCCGTTCGCAGCAGGCCAGTCAACAGGCCGTGAACTACGCCATGCAGGCCACCAACTACGGCATAGCTCGGAACCTGGAAGGCGACATCAAGGACATCGTCCCGCCGATCAAGGAGCATAGCCGCAAGTTGCAACAAAGCCAGGAGCACCTAGATTCCCACAAATGGTTGGGGTATCTCCCGTTGCTTCCGGAAGCGGATCTGGTCTGGGATCTGAACCGTCGCGCACAATAA
- a CDS encoding NapC/NirT family cytochrome c, producing MVQPPGRGKVAVLVLLLVGAGLYAGMAFSMKVTDQPEFCGGCHVMYEAVRTHQVSPHANLACNECHAPETGVSKIVFKARAGTKDFYQNTLGDVFDVIHTTDKTKDVVNDSCIRCHSMTILNVSEKMVEAKPYCTDCHRSVPHMSKLPISERRVADE from the coding sequence ATGGTACAACCCCCCGGTAGAGGGAAGGTGGCCGTACTCGTGCTGCTGCTCGTCGGTGCCGGGCTGTATGCCGGTATGGCCTTTTCCATGAAGGTCACGGATCAGCCGGAGTTCTGCGGCGGTTGCCACGTGATGTACGAGGCCGTTCGGACGCATCAAGTCTCGCCCCACGCCAACCTGGCCTGCAACGAATGCCATGCCCCGGAGACGGGGGTGTCCAAGATTGTATTCAAGGCCAGAGCTGGGACCAAGGATTTTTATCAAAACACGTTGGGAGATGTTTTCGACGTCATCCACACAACGGACAAAACCAAGGACGTGGTCAACGACAGCTGCATCCGGTGTCACTCCATGACGATTTTGAACGTTTCCGAGAAGATGGTCGAAGCCAAGCCGTACTGCACGGACTGTCATCGCTCCGTGCCGCACATGTCCAAACTACCGATTTCCGAAAGGAGGGTGGCAGATGAATAA